CGATCGCCGCCGGAGTCAAATCGATCATGCGAATATTCGGATTTGCTTCTCTCAACGTTCTCTCGTTCTCGATATGCGAGGAAGCGGAAGTTGCATCGAATACGATCTCGATTTCATGAAAATTCGGGAGTTCTAATAAACCTTCTACACCTCTGTATGTTGTCGGGACCCCCATCCTATCCGCCCTAGCTAATCCCTCCGATCTCTGGTCGATACCGACCAACGCCCCCATCTCCAAATATCTGGATCTCTTTAGGATTTTAATCATCAAATCCGTTCCGATATTTCCCGATCCTAAAATTGCGGTCTTTACTTTTTCTTGCATAAGAATTTCCTGATTTATAAAAGTAATATCAAACCATTCTACAGGAGACTCTTCCTAACCCTGTGATCTCCGCGTCTATATTGTCTCCCGACTGAATGGAAACCATGGGACCTAACGCGCCGGATAGAATGACTTCTCCGGTCCTAAGACCTTCTCCCCTTTCTATTAGATTTTTTGACAACCAATATGCTGCCCGAATAGGATGGTTCAAACAAGCCGCCCCTGAACCAACGGATTCGACTTTTCCGTTTTTTCTGAGAGCCATTCCCACTCCCGCCAGATCCAGATTTCCCAGAGCGAGAGGCTGGTTGCCCAAAATATAAAGCCCGCAGGACGCGTTGTCTGCCACAGTGTCTTCCAATTTGATTTTCCAATTTTCGATGGCACTATCAACGATTTCCAAGGCGGGCAAAGCATACAAAATCGAATTTATAAACTCCCCATAACTCGGCACATTTCCCTCGATATCTCTAGCCAATACGAAAGCGACTTCCGCCTCTATCTTCGGTTGAAGAAGTATAGAGGTAGGGATCTCATCGGAATCCAAATACTCCATATCGGAGAAAAGCGTTCCGAAATCAGGCTGATCCACTCCGAGCTGGAGCTGAACGATTCTGGACGTAAGTCCGATCTTCTTTCCGATTTCCTTGACTCCGGTTTTCAATCTTTCCATGTGATTGACCTTGGCTATTTCATACGAAATCTCTAAGCCTTGGATACCGTATGTCTGGGATATAGGCGGGATCGGTTTCCCGTTTTTCCTCGCTTCCCATAAAGCGGAAGCGGCGGATTTTATATTAGAGGAATCTACAATACTGTTCATCCTATACCTTTGCAAATTCTCGAATTTTTATGCGGGAAATAGCGGACTTTAAGTCCAGCCTACGTTCCAATTCTCTTACGAGCGTTTTCCCTGTCCCCTTGGCCATTCCGAAAACGAACTTATCAGGACGAAGCAAAACGATTCCGTCCCGTTTGTATCCTGCCTTACGAAACCAAGTGATCAGAAGACCGTAAATATCCTCTACTTCTTCCAGATTCGGATCGAAATCCCGAGCGATTCCTCGGATTCCTTGCGGTCTTTTTCCTTTTTCATAAATCGTAATATACTTCGTACCTAGAGAGTTCAAAAGGGAAAGAGACGCCTCCGAAAGGCCCTTCCTTGGGTCGATTCCCTGTCCGATCAGGGCATAGGAATCTCCGAAGATCTCGTCCATTTTTCGGATCGAACCGTCAAAGACTTGAAGATTCGGTTGAGGCATTAAAGTACCTGCATGTAAGTTCGACGAATCCCTGGCCAAACCGAAATAGCTTCCTTTTTTATATTTTGGTTTCGGTTTGAATTTTCCCTCACGTAAAATATCATACAAACTAGGGATCCTTTTGACCGCTTTCAATAACGCGTCGCGTAAGGCGGCGAGAAACTTATTTTCCAAGGAAACGACGTCCTTTAAGAGCGTGGAAATCAGGATCATTTCTTTTGCGTGAAAATGCCTTTCGCTCTGATAGGTATCCAATAATTTTTCCCCGGCTCTACCGAAGATGACCTCGATCAGTTTCCAACCTAGATTGTGAGCATCTCGTACACCGGAACTCATGCCCTGCCCCATAAACTGCGGGGTCATATGAGCGGCATCTCCGGCGAGAAGCACCCGTCCCACTCTCCATTGATCCGCGACAAGTCCGTTAAAAGTGTAAACCAGCCTACGCTTCACTTCGAAATGATCCGGATTTACGTGTTTGGACAGTAACAGCCGAATCGTCTCCGGGTTTTCCATATATTCCTTGGAAGTACCTGCTTTCAGCCTGAATTCGAATCGATGATAACCGTCGGGTTGGGGACAACTCACGACAGGTCCGTTCGGATCACAATAAAAATTGAAATAAGGTAGATGTCGAAGCCCCAATTCTATATTTTTCTGTTTCAAATCCACAACCAACCAAGGCTCAGGAAAATTTTTTCCTTTGAGTTTAATATTCAGAAATTCGCGTACCTTGCTTCTTCCTCCATCGCAAGCGATCATAAATAAGGCCCGAACGGATCGTTCATCCTCCTGGTCTTTCGGCTTCGGATTTTCCTGTCTTTGACCGTAAGCCGTTCCTTCTGAAGAAATGTGATATACGACGACTCCTTCCGAATCTTGTGTAAGAGATCTAAACTCTCTTCCCCTCAGGACCTTTACGTTCGGATAGTAACTTAATCTTTCGCTAAGTTTCGTTTCCAGATACGGTTGGTATAGAAAATTGACGATAGGCCATCCATTCGGAGTTCCTGTCGGAGCATACTGACCGATGGGAGTTCCATCCTCACGAGTAAATTGGACCGGGATATCGAACATCATATCCTTATGCAGATCTTCCGCGAGACCGGCTGCTTGAAACACACGGAGACATTCGTCGTCCGTATATACCGCCCTTGCATTCCCGTAAAACACCGGTTCTTTTTCGAGAACGACGACTCTTAGTCCTTTTTTACCCAGAATATGTGCAAGAGTTAATCCCGTAGGCCCGAGCCCGACAATCGCGACATCATATTCGGTTTCATTCGACCGATTTAACTTTTCCATTCTATGAAACCTCCAATATTAAAACGGAATAAACTCCGAACGGAACAACGAAGCGATCCCACGACGGAATTCCTGTATTCTAGGCAACACAGTAGAAGTCTCTGGCTGGTGTCCCCAAGAGCTGATCTGTTTGTATTTCTTCTCTTTCCAACTGGTTTCGTTCACCGGTATCGGATTCCATCCCACCTCGAATTCGAAACCTGAAGGAGTGATCGCATAAAAAGACAATTCCAAATCGTTAGGGTGTTGTCCTATCCCATGGGCAATCTCGAATCCTAATTTTTTGCAACGCAGATACGCTCCCGTCATATCCTCCAAATTCTTCACTTCTAGATTCAAATGTTGGAGACGAGTGGGTATGGGATCCATAGGAAGACCTTTTGTCGAAGCGACGGCTACGGAGTGATGCCTTGGATTCATTCTTAGAAAGGTAATATCTACGGTCATACCGGACAATTTTTGCTCAATAGAATCGCTGATTCTAGCTCCGAAAATCTCTTTCCAGAATTCGATCATCCTTTCCGGTCGTTTCGAGACCATCGCTACATGCCCCATTCCGAACTGGCCCGTGACAAAACCTTTGGATAACATACTCAACGGTGCATCAGTCAGGATCGGATCCGTAAAGATCTCGATTCGCAATCCCTTAGGACCGTAAAATCTCCAAAAGGATTTTACGCCTCTCGAACCCGCCTCTTCTTCAGTTCCTTTTTCTATCTCCACATTTCGTTTCTTTAATGTTTCTAATATTTTTTCCAAATATCCTTCGCCTATTACCTGGAATCCTAAAGTCGTAAAATCTTCCGATTCTCCTTTTTGAATCAGGATTCTCCGAGTGTGGGAATCCAATCTAAAAGCTAGCGTATCTTCGGAGAGATATTCCGCATGCATCCCAATCGCATCCCTACCGAATATAACCCATTTGTCCAAACGATTGGACTCTATGATCGTATATCCCAATTGAGAGGAATTGAACCGATTCTTCTGAGACATTTCGGACATATCAACCCCTTACCCGTATTTCGGATTGAGAATGTATACAAATAAAAGATTTCGTAATATAGTTGAATTCTTCTGCCCGTTCCCACTGAACCCAATGTCCGGTCTTACTGAATAAATACAGATCGCAATTCTGCATCCGTTTCTGCAAGGACAGCCCGCCGCTCGATCGATTGACCTTGTCTTCCGTCCCCCAAAGTAGCAAAGTAGGGATTTCGCATTTCGAGAGCCGAGGGTCCCGTGTAAAATCGAAATTCTTAAAATTCGGAATTCCTTTCGGCCTGCGCAAAGGAGGCGCTTCCACAACATCCGGGTCGATGCTAGATTTATATCTTTCTTCGATTAGGGAGGAAGGTATTTCTGAACCCTCATACACCAAATACTTCCGTATGAATTCAGTTATCTTCTCAAGACTCGGCCCTTTACCGGAATAATAATCGAAGAGACGATTTAATCCTTTTGTAGGAAGAGAACGGGTAGTATCCACTCCTCCCGGTCCCATCAGGACAAGAGAAGAAACTACATTCGGGCTCTCTAATCCCATTCTTAAAGCGCATGCCCCACCCAGAGAGTTTCCGATTAGATGAGCTTTATATATACCTAAACCTTTTAAAAACTGTAACATAGCTCCGGCAAGATCCCCGAAAGGATCTTTTCGATTAATGCCCTTCGTAGATCCGCCATATCCGGGCATATCCGGAACGATCACTCTAAAACTCTCCGCGAGAGCCTCTATGTTCTTGGAATAATTCGATATTCCGGAGGCTCCAGGTCCGCCTCCATGCAACATCAAAACCGGTTCTCCCGATCCGATTTCATAAAATTGAATTTTTCTCGTCCCTACCTCTAAAAGTTTAAATCCGTCCCGCAAATCCAAGTTCATCAGCTCCATACGTCACTTCCCTAATCGTAACCTTCAACACTTCGGATCCATATCCGAACGATCGTTATCATTAAGACACAATATTTATGAGATATCTCTCATTTTTAAATTATTTTTAATTTTTGCACCTTCCTCTATAAAATGTAAATGTCAATCAAAAAATATTGACTACACAAATATTATTGAGAATATTCTCATTTTAAATCGTATATCATATTTATGAGAACATATTATTATATTACGGATGTTATTTTTAAAGCCTTGTCTCAATCTGAAAAAGATCTGGAGGATTTCCCATGTGCAATTCAATTAAAGCAATCGACGTACATCACCATTTTATCCCTTCTTTCTATACCGAAGAATTGCATCGACAGGGAATCAAAGTCGTGGCCGGAGCCCCGATTCCCTCTTGGAACCCGGAACGATCCTTAGATGTTATGAATATGAACGCGATCCGGACCGCCATTACTTCCATTTCCTCTCCGGGTGTCTATTTCGGAGATAAAGGCTCGGCGGTTTCCTTAGCACGGCGCTGTAATGAATATGCAAAAAATATAAAGGAACTGTATCCGGATAGATTCGGTTCTTTTGCGGTATTACCGATGCCCCTACCGGAAGAGTCGTGCCGGGAAGCGGTTTATGCCCTGGATACACTAAAAGCGGAAGGGGTTGTTCTCCTCGCAAGCACCGGAGGAAAGTTCTTAGGTAACCAGGACTTCGATGAATTGATGTATGAATTAGACCGAAGAAACGCCGTAGTGTTCGTTCATCCGGATATTCATCCCAGCAGCGAGACGCTCGGATTAAAGACCCCCGGTTTTATATTGGAATTTCTATGCGATACGACTAGAGCCGCAGTGAATCTGATTTATACTGGTACATTCGAAAAATATCCCAGAATAAAATGGATTCTCGCACATGCGGGAGGCTTTTTACCCTATGTTGCCTGGAGGATTTCTTTAGGAAATCTTCTCCCGGAAATTTTGGAAAAAGCCCCGCAAGGAATCCTAACCTACATACGGAGACTCTATTTTGACACGGCATTGTCCCCTTCTCCTTTTGCGATGGCCGCATTAAAGGAATTAGTGGAACCGGATCACATCCTATTCGGGAGCGATTTTCCGTTTGCACCGGAACCCCTAGTCATACATCAAAGGGAGGAACTCTCGAAACTCGAACAATTTGAGCCGAGCACTCTTGAGGGTATCGAACGAGTCCATGCGCTGAAACTATTTCCCGGTCTAACGATGGAAGGGGAAGGCTCCGAGATTGCGCCGAAGTTTGACCGGATCAATTTAAGTACGACGATCAAATTCCAATTGATTAAGAGATTCGTTAGCTTCGCCTCGAAAGCCAGAAATCGTTAATCGAAATGGAAAGATTCTACTGTTTCCAGACTCTATCGAAGGCTTTTTGGCTGATGTTCTTTGCGGTAGTCGCGGA
The genomic region above belongs to Leptospira fletcheri and contains:
- a CDS encoding 2-keto-4-pentenoate hydratase; the protein is MNSIVDSSNIKSAASALWEARKNGKPIPPISQTYGIQGLEISYEIAKVNHMERLKTGVKEIGKKIGLTSRIVQLQLGVDQPDFGTLFSDMEYLDSDEIPTSILLQPKIEAEVAFVLARDIEGNVPSYGEFINSILYALPALEIVDSAIENWKIKLEDTVADNASCGLYILGNQPLALGNLDLAGVGMALRKNGKVESVGSGAACLNHPIRAAYWLSKNLIERGEGLRTGEVILSGALGPMVSIQSGDNIDAEITGLGRVSCRMV
- a CDS encoding bifunctional 3-(3-hydroxy-phenyl)propionate/3-hydroxycinnamic acid hydroxylase, translating into MEKLNRSNETEYDVAIVGLGPTGLTLAHILGKKGLRVVVLEKEPVFYGNARAVYTDDECLRVFQAAGLAEDLHKDMMFDIPVQFTREDGTPIGQYAPTGTPNGWPIVNFLYQPYLETKLSERLSYYPNVKVLRGREFRSLTQDSEGVVVYHISSEGTAYGQRQENPKPKDQEDERSVRALFMIACDGGRSKVREFLNIKLKGKNFPEPWLVVDLKQKNIELGLRHLPYFNFYCDPNGPVVSCPQPDGYHRFEFRLKAGTSKEYMENPETIRLLLSKHVNPDHFEVKRRLVYTFNGLVADQWRVGRVLLAGDAAHMTPQFMGQGMSSGVRDAHNLGWKLIEVIFGRAGEKLLDTYQSERHFHAKEMILISTLLKDVVSLENKFLAALRDALLKAVKRIPSLYDILREGKFKPKPKYKKGSYFGLARDSSNLHAGTLMPQPNLQVFDGSIRKMDEIFGDSYALIGQGIDPRKGLSEASLSLLNSLGTKYITIYEKGKRPQGIRGIARDFDPNLEEVEDIYGLLITWFRKAGYKRDGIVLLRPDKFVFGMAKGTGKTLVRELERRLDLKSAISRIKIREFAKV
- a CDS encoding VOC family protein; translated protein: MSEMSQKNRFNSSQLGYTIIESNRLDKWVIFGRDAIGMHAEYLSEDTLAFRLDSHTRRILIQKGESEDFTTLGFQVIGEGYLEKILETLKKRNVEIEKGTEEEAGSRGVKSFWRFYGPKGLRIEIFTDPILTDAPLSMLSKGFVTGQFGMGHVAMVSKRPERMIEFWKEIFGARISDSIEQKLSGMTVDITFLRMNPRHHSVAVASTKGLPMDPIPTRLQHLNLEVKNLEDMTGAYLRCKKLGFEIAHGIGQHPNDLELSFYAITPSGFEFEVGWNPIPVNETSWKEKKYKQISSWGHQPETSTVLPRIQEFRRGIASLFRSEFIPF
- a CDS encoding alpha/beta fold hydrolase, with amino-acid sequence MELMNLDLRDGFKLLEVGTRKIQFYEIGSGEPVLMLHGGGPGASGISNYSKNIEALAESFRVIVPDMPGYGGSTKGINRKDPFGDLAGAMLQFLKGLGIYKAHLIGNSLGGACALRMGLESPNVVSSLVLMGPGGVDTTRSLPTKGLNRLFDYYSGKGPSLEKITEFIRKYLVYEGSEIPSSLIEERYKSSIDPDVVEAPPLRRPKGIPNFKNFDFTRDPRLSKCEIPTLLLWGTEDKVNRSSGGLSLQKRMQNCDLYLFSKTGHWVQWERAEEFNYITKSFICIHSQSEIRVRG
- a CDS encoding amidohydrolase family protein is translated as MCNSIKAIDVHHHFIPSFYTEELHRQGIKVVAGAPIPSWNPERSLDVMNMNAIRTAITSISSPGVYFGDKGSAVSLARRCNEYAKNIKELYPDRFGSFAVLPMPLPEESCREAVYALDTLKAEGVVLLASTGGKFLGNQDFDELMYELDRRNAVVFVHPDIHPSSETLGLKTPGFILEFLCDTTRAAVNLIYTGTFEKYPRIKWILAHAGGFLPYVAWRISLGNLLPEILEKAPQGILTYIRRLYFDTALSPSPFAMAALKELVEPDHILFGSDFPFAPEPLVIHQREELSKLEQFEPSTLEGIERVHALKLFPGLTMEGEGSEIAPKFDRINLSTTIKFQLIKRFVSFASKARNR